The genomic window ACAACCTGGACCTCGCCAGGGCACGTGAGGTCCTCGCGGGCAGGGCCGGAGAACCGCCGACCACCACCGAGGCGGAGACGCCCGTGGCCGAGAGCCCCGAGGTGGCCGAAGCGAGTCGTCCGGCCGTCCCGTCACCCGCCGCGCACACCGCGAAAACCGCCGAGGTGGCCCCCTGATGGTGTCCGTACTGATCGCCCCTGACAAGTTCAAGGGCTCCCTCAGCGCCGACGACGTCGCCCGCGCGTTGGAACGGGGGGTACTGCACAGTGCCCCGCACGCGAGCGTCACCCGGCTCGCGTTGGCGGACGGCGGAGAGGGGAGCGTGGCGGCCGCCTGCTCAGGTCGGTTCAGCCCCGAGACGAGCACCGTGACTGGGCCGACCGGGCAGCCCGTCAACGCCACCGTCGCGATGCACGGCCGTACCGTCCTCGTCGAGGCCGCGGGCGTCTGTGGACTCGATGTACTGCCCGACGGGCACAAGGCGCCGCTCACCGCCACCAGTCGCGGTATCGGGCAGGCCGTCCGGTGCGCGCTGGCCGGCGGGGCGGACACGATCGTCCTCGCCCTGGGCGGCGTCGCCACCACGGACGGTGGCGCGGGCCTGCTCCAGGAGCCGGGCGCCGTACTGGCGCGTGAGGACGGCACCCCGATCGGCCCCGGCGGCCGAGGGCTCGGCGAGCTCCACACCGTCGACCTCGCCGAACCCCACGCCATGCTGAGGGGAGTCGATCTCGTCCTCGCCACCGACGTGGACAACCCGCTGCTCGGACCGACGGGCACGGCCACCGTCTACGGCCCGCAGAAGGGCGCGACCACGGACGATGTGCGGGAACTGGAGGCAGCACTCGGCTCCTTCGTACGACGGCTGGAGGCGGCGGGCGTCGTGGACGCGGCCCGTCTCGCCGAAGCGCCCGGCGCCGGGGCGGCCGGTGGACTCGGCTACGCCGGGACGCTGTTGGGCGGCCGGGTGTGCTCCGGCGCGGACTACTTCCTCGCCCTCCTCGGCGCCGACGAGCTGCTGACCGCGAACGAGTTCGTGGTGACGGGCGAGGGGAGCCTCGACGAGCAGTCCCTGTCGGGCAAGCTGCCTGTCGCGCTCGCCCGGCGGGCCCGGCGGCACGGCGCCACGGTGCACGCCGTGGCCGGCCGGTGCACGCTCCCCGCCGAGCGGACCGCCGCGCACTTCCGCTCCGTACAGGCCCTGACCGAACTCACCGACCAGGACTGCGCGAACGACCCCGCCCTGTCCGTGCGGCTCCTCGAACAGTGCGGGCGGACCCTCGCCGCCCGCTGGATCGCGGGCGCGTAGGAGTCGGCCGAGCGCCGGATAGGTTGGCCTCGCCGCAGCAGCCCAGAACGACGCGGGAGGTCACCGTTGGACGCCCGGCAGCTCGAGTACTTCCTGGCCATCGTCGAGCACGGTGGCTTCAGCAAGGCCGCTGCCGTCCTGCATGTGGCCCAGCCCTCGCTCTCCCAGGCCATGGCCAACCTGGAGGCCGACCTCGGGGTGGCCCTCTTCCACCGGGTGGGCCGGGGCGTCGTACTGAGCGAGGCCGGGGCGGAGCTGCTCGAGCCGAGCCGCCGGGTGCTGCGCGACCTGACGGCCGTCCGCGACACCGCCGCCGCGCTCGCCGGGCTGCAGGGGGGCACAGTCGAGGTGGCCACCATGCCCTCACCCGGCATCGAACCGCTCACCACGCTCATCCACCGCTTCGCGGAGCTGCACCCGTCCGTGACGGTGAGCACTCAGGCCGCCTTCACCCCCGACGAGGTTCTCTCCCTCGTGCGCAGCGGCGCATGCGAACTGGGCCTGCTGGGCTCGGCGGGCACCGTGAAGTCGTCCGGCCTGGATGTCCTGCACGTCGAGGACCAGCCGTTCGTGGTCGTCGCCGCGCCCGGCGGGACCTTTGAGGACGGCGTCACGATCCGGCCCGAGGACCTCGCCGGGCACAAGCTCATCGCGTCCCGCACCGGCAGTCTGATGCGCAGCATCGTCGACGACATCACCGCCGGGGGCGCCGGCACCAAGATCGTGACAGTCGTCGATCACCGCACCTCCATCCTCCCCCTGGTCCTCACCGGCGTGGGCGTCGCCGTCCTGCCGTCCTCGTGGACCCGGCTGGCCCGCCGCAGCGGGGCCGTCGTCGCGCCCATCGATTCCACGGCCCACCTGCACGTGGCGATGGTCAGCCTGCCCGCGCACCTCACCCCGGCCGCGGGCGCCTTCCTCGCCCTCGCCGGGTCACTGGCCCAGCGCCGGGCGCGACAAGCGTCAACCGATCGGCCTGGCCTATAGGTCGCATCGGCAGCACGTCTTGGACGCCCCGCGACCACCCTGTGTTGACTCGAACCGACCGCATCACAGCGAGCCGGAGGACATGCACTCATGACGACCACACCCCGCACGTTCCGTATCGCAGCCATCCCTGCCGACGGCGTGGGCAAGGAAGTCGTCGCCGCGGGACGGGCCGTGCTGGACGCCCTGGCCGCCGACTCCCACGGCGCCTTCGCCTTCGACTGGCAGGAGTTCCCCTGGGGCTGCGAGTTCTACGAGCGCACCGGCAAGATGATCGATGACGACGGCCTGGAGCAGCTCAAGGACTTCGACGCGATCTACTTCGGCGCGGTCGGCTGGCCGACCGTCCCCGATCACGTCAGCCTGTGGGGCCTGCGCCTGAAGATCTGCCAGAGCTTCGACCAGTGGGCCAACGTCCGGCCCGTGCACTTCCTGCCCGGCGTCCAGAGCCCGCTGCGCAAGGCCGACGACACGGAGCTGGACTGGGTGGTCGTCCGCGAGAACAGCGAGGGCGAGTACGCCGGTCTCGGCGGCCGCAACCTCTCCGGACGCGGACCCGGTGGTGAAGTCGCCGTCCAGTCGGCCCTGTTCACCGAGGTCGGCTGCGAACGCGTCATGCGGTTCGCCTTCGACCTGGCCCGCACCCGGGCCCACAGGAAGGTCTCCTCCGTCACCAAGAGCAACGCCCAGCAGTACGGCATGGTCCTGTGGGACGACGTCTTCAAGCGCGTCGCCCTCGATTACCCGGACGTGGAGACCGAGAGTGTCCTGGTCGACGCGATGTCCGCGAAGTTCGTACTGAAGCCGGAGGAACTCTCCGTCGTCGTCGCCTCCAACCTCAACGCCGACATCCTCTCCGACCTCGGCAGCGCTCTCGCCGGCAGCCTCGGCCTCGCCGCCAGCGCCAACCTCAACCCCGAGCGCCGCTTCCCCAGCATGTTCGAGCCGGTCCACGGCTCCGCCCCGGACATCGCGGGCCAGGGCCTGGCCAACCCGATCGGCGCGGTCGGCAGCGCGGCGCTGATGCTGGACCACTTCGGCCTCCCCGACCATGCGGCCCGCCTGCACAAGGCGATCGAGGCGACAACGGGCGCCGGCATCCTCACTCGCGACGTCGGCGGCACCGCCTCCACCGAGGAGGTCACGAAGGCACTCATCGACGCGCTGAACACCTGACGGTGGTGGGTTGGCGCCGCCTCGCACGACGGGCGTCATCCCCAAGGGGCGCCCTGCTGGGCAGAGCCGCCGGCGTGCGGTGTCGCCGTGGGACACGTCGGGGTCGCACCGGGGTCGCACCGGGGAAAATATCTGACGCGTCAGATACTGTTTGCTCTGCCGTCGGCCGTCCAGGACGAATGGGCCGCCCGGGCCGCACGGCGTCCGTGCCCCTCGGGGCACTCTTCCTCTCACTCAGAAAGGTTTCTCCCCCACATGACCAGCCTTCCCAGCCGTCGCCGCCTGCTCGCCACCGGAGCGGGTGCCGCTCTCGGCATCGGCGCGTTAGCCGCCACCACTTCCCCGGCCACGGCCTCCACCAGCCCCACCGCGACGGGAGGCAAGGAAGAGACGAGGTCGCTCGACGAGCTCTACCAGGCCGCCCTCGCCGAGGGCGGGAAGCTCGTGATCTACGCGGGCGGGGATGTCTCGTCCCAGGCGGACGGCCTGCGCAACGGTTTCAAGAGCCGCTTCCCCGAGATCGACCTGACGGTCGTCGTCGATTACAGCAAGTTCCACGACGTCCGGGTGGACAACCAGTTCGCGACCGACACGCTCGTGCCCGACGTCGTACAGCTGCAGACCGTGCAGGACTTCGTGCGCTGGAAGGAGCAGGGCCGCCTGCTCCCCTACAAGCCGGCCGGCTACTCCAAGGTCTACGCCCCCTTCAAAGACCCGCACGGTGCCTGGGTCGCCGTCCAGGTGAGCGCCTTCAGCTACATGTACGGGCCCGCGGCCGTCGGCTCGGACGCACCCACCAGCCCGCTCGATCTCGTCGACGCCAAGTGGAAGGGGAAGATAGCTTCGTCCTACCCGCACGACGACGACGCGTCCCTCTACCTCTACGCGCTATACGTGAAGAAGTACGGCTGGGACTGGCTGGCCCGGCTGGCCGCCCAGGACGTGCAGTTCGCCCGCGGCAGCTACACCCCCAGAGACGCCGTCACCAGCGGGCAGAAGGCGATCGGCGTCGGCGGCTCCGGCTCGGCCCTGGCCACCGGGCCCGTCAAGTGGGTGCTCCCCGACGAGGCGACGCCGTTCATGTCCTGGGGACAGCGGGCAGCGATCCTGAAGCAGGCCAAGCACCCGGCCGCCGCCAAGCTCTTCCTCAACTGGCGGCTGTCCACCGAGCAGCAGCAAGCCGCCACCAACGGCTGGTCGGTCCGCACCGACGTCACCCCGCCGACGGGTCTGAAGCCCATCTGGCAGTACCCCAACGGCAACCTCGACGGCTTCCCCCGCTTCATGGCCGACCGCGCCGCGATCGAGCGCTGGAAGCAGACGTTCGCCCTGTACTTCGGCGAGGTCAAGGGGGACCCCTCGCCGGGCCGGCTGGGCCTCCACCCCGGAGCCTGACATCCCGGCAGTGATCCGGGCCTCGGCCGTTCCCCGGCAGGGGGACGGCCGAGGCCCGGACACGGTGTAGGCGTGGGCGGCAGGCCGGACGTTGGTCTTCCCTGCCTTTCGTCCGCTCAGTTGATGCGGACGATCTTCCAGAGCTGGTCGTCGTTGCTCACGTCGTTCCACTGGACGACCGGAGCGCCGTTGCTCGTGGAGGACTGGGCGACGCCGGCGTGGAAGCCGCTGTTGACGTTCTTGAGTTCGTAGTAGCCGTCGCCCGCCTCGACGAGCGTCCATTTCTGTGAGTCGGCGGTGGAGGGGGTGTTCTGGACGACGGCGGCTCCGGCGGTGGTGGATCCGTCACGGATGCCCAGGTTGAGGCTGCTGTTGACGTTCTTGATGGTCCAGGCTCCGTTGCCGGCGGACTGGAAGGTGAACAGCTGGCAGGAACAGGCGGAGTTCTGCCACTGGTTGGCGGCCGTGCCGGTGGTGGTGGAGCTCTGGGGGATGTCCAGGTACTTGCCGCTGTTCTTGTTGACGAGGACGTACTGCCCGGTGCCCAGGGGCGGCAGGGCGGTCTGGGTGAAGTCCCAGCGCTGGCAGGCGCAACTGGTGCCGCTCCACTGGACGGCGGTGGTGCCGGTGGCGGTGGAGGCGTTCGGTATCTCCAGGTACTTGCCGGTGACCCGGTTGGTGATGGTGTAGCCGCCGGCGGGGTGCGGGGCGACGGCCCATTCGTGGTCGAGGGTGCCGTTGTCGTCCCACTGCAGGATCCTGGCGCCGTTGGCGGTGGACTGGTTCTCCACGCCCAGGACCTTGCCGGTGGCCACGTTGAAGATCTTGAAGTAGCCGGACGGCTGCTGGACGAAGCGCCACCGCTGATCGGTGGCACTGGTGGCCGTCTGCTGGGTCGCGCCGGTGCCGTTGGTGGTGGAACCGCCCGCGATGGTGAGCCTCAGGTCACTGTTCGCGTTGGACAGGGTGTAGGTGGCACCGCCGGAGATCCCCCCGCCCAGGTCGATGGTGCTGTACGTGACCGGGTTGACGCCGGTGCTCCGCCCACTCCCCCCGCTGAGCACCAGCAGGCTGTGGCCGTCGGTCAGCGGGAGCATGCCCCGGCTGTACCCGCCGGCGACATTGGAGTTGATGCGTGTCCAGGTGTTCGCGGCGCCGTTCTGGGTGTTGAGGAACAGGTCGCTCGTGCTGTAGGCGCCGACGACGAGGGTGCCGTTCGGACCGCCGGTGGGCAGCCAGGTGATGTAGGGAGTGCTGGTGGGAACCAGACCGTCCGTCGACCGCAGTGGAATGCCCGTGACGGAGTCGAACGCCTCCGGGTCGGAGGAGATCTTGTAGTAGACGGCGAAATTACCCGCGGGGGAACCCCCGTACTCGTACGTCATGACGTAGTTCCCGTTGGGCAGCTTCGCGACGGTGGCCATGCCGGGGCGCTGGCTGTAGGTCGGCATCGCCACGTCGTCCACGACCGGGCCCCAGTTGCGGAGGTCCGTGGAGACCTGGTGGACGATCTTCTGGCCGTGGTCGGGGTCGCGCTGGTCGGAGTAGTAGACGATCAGCTTGCCGCCGGAGACGAGGAAGAACGGCTCCCACACGGGAGTGTTGCCATTGCCGTTCTGGTCGAATGCCGGGCCGCCGGTGGCGATGTTGCTGACGAAGCTCCAGGTCTGTCCGCGGTCGGTGCTGGCATAGACATCGATCTTGATGGCTGAGCGGTCGGCGGGGACGGAGGCTCCGGCGGCGAGGACGGTTCCCGCGGGGAAGCCGCCCATCGCCGTGGGCAGTTCGAACAGCTCGGGCTGCCAGCGCATGCCCCAGCCGTTCTGGGTGTCGGCGACCTCGGAGATCTTCGTCCAGGAGTTGCCGTTGTCGGTACTGCGGTAGATCGGGAAGACCGGTGTGCCGGAGGTGTACTGCTCGAAGGTGGCGAGCATCGTGCCGTTGGCCGAGCCGTTGTACTGCAGACGCATCGCCCGCGGATAGTACGAACCGGGTGAGGGCGCGTTCGACGGCGGCGTGTACATCGTCTGCGACGGGCGAGACAGGGCGTCCGCCCGGCCGGCAGCCGGCAGAACCAGCGTCGCCACCGCGGCGAGCAGGGCGAGCACCAACGTCAGAAGGAGGAGAGGACGGGAACGCGGAGCGGCGCCGGGTCTGGCGCCTGTCTGCGCAGGGGACATTGCGGCTCCCGGGGGAAGGGATGGGGATGTGTTTCGCTGCCCGCCGCGCACCGGAGTGATCCCGGCGTGGAACGGCGGAGTAGAGGGGTGACGCCAACCGGCGCGGCAGCGCGGACGGCGTCCGGGTGGCAAGGGAGTTGCGCGACGAGGCAGCAGCTCAGGTGGTGCTGAGTACCGTCCGGCCCCGGTGGGAGGGCGGGGGTGCGGTCGAGCCCCGGACGACGAGTTCGACCGGTAGCTCGCTCACCGGAGGAAGATCGCCGGTCGGCTCCTCGATGGTGTGTACCAGGAGCCTGATCCCTTCCCGTGCGGCGGCGTCGAAGGGCTGACGCACGGTGGTCAGGGGAGGACTGACGTAGGCGAAGACGGGGTTGCCGTCGAAGCCCACGACGCTGATGTCCTCCGGCACCCGGCGGCCGCTTTCCCGCAGGGCGTGGATCAGACCGATCGCCATCTCGTCGCCCGCCGCGAACACCGCCGTCACCGAGGTGTCCGAGGCCAGCTCACGGCCTGCCGCGTAGCCGGAGTCGGGTGACCAGTCCCCCTGGATCAGAGGGGGTTCGTGCGCACCCCGTTCCGCCAACGCCATGCGCCAGCCCTCGATACGGTCCTGGGAGGCGTACCAGCGTTGCGGACCGGCGAGGTGGTGAACGGTCGTATGGCCCAGATCCAGCAGGTGATCGGTGGCTGCCCGCGCCAGTGCGTGAGCACCTACGCCCACACTCAGGGTCCGGGCCGAGCTGAAGGCCGGCGGTGCGCCCAGGAAGAGAACGGGCACGTCGATCACGACGGGCACCTCTCCTTCCACGATGGGCTCGGATACGACGATGCCGTCGACTCCCTGCTCAAGGAGCGACATCACGGCGCCGGCGATGCCTTCGGGGTCACCGTCCACGGTGTTGACCACACGTAGCGCGTAACCGGCGTCCCGTACGGCCCTCTCGATACCCACGAGGAGCGAGGCCGTTCCGTATCCGGCCGTTCCCAGGGCGACCACACCGATCGAACGATTTCTGCCCGAGGCCAGTGCCCTGGCCGCGTGGTTCAGTCGGTAGCCGAGTTCCTCCGCGGCTCGGAGGACGCGTCGACGGGCCTCGTCGGAGACGTACGGCTCGTTGTTGAGGACCCGCGACACCGTCTTGCGTGAAACGCCGGCCACCCGGGCGACGTCCGCGCTGCGCGGGGCGGGGGAACCCGCGCCACGCCCCACCACTGGTGTCATGAGAACTCCCGACGAGTGTGACCATCGAACGAGGTCAACCATATGACCGCGCGGTCACTGACCGCGCGGTCATGTCTACGTAGCCGAAGCTCCCGCGTCAAGAGCACGCACAGCATTTCTTGCGTCGACCGGGCGGACGACTCCGACAGGGGCAGCTTGCTCGACGCGTATTCCACGGAGTCTTGACAGCGGACCCTCAGAAAGTTCACTCTTCGACGCGTCAACCGATCAGGTTTGTTCGATCGCGTTTGTTTCTGGTCGTATAAGCGACCGCTTCCCGTCATGCCCCTGGAGCCGACGTGCCACGCCCGGGCGGTGACAGCCCCTCAGGAGCCGAAATGCACCCTTCATCCCTAGGTCAGTCCATGCCTGGTACCAGCCGCCGCGCCGTGCTGCGCGGACTCGGCGGGGCCGCTCTGCTCGGTGCCGGCATACCGCTGCTCTCCGCGTGCGGCGGCAGCGGCACCTCGTCCGACCCGAAGACCGTCACCCTCGGCTCCAACGCGTCCGACGCGGTGCCGAAGAAGGCGTTCGCCGGCGTCTACGCGGCCTTCGAGAAGGAGTCCGGGATCACGGTCGACGTGAACACCAAGGACCACAACACCTTCCAGGAGCAGATCAACTCCTACCTCCAGGGCACACCGGACGACGTGTTCAACTGGTTCGCCGGCTACCGCATGCAGTTCTTCGCGGCCAAGGGCCTCGCCGACCCGATCGACGACGTGTGGGAGAAGATCGGGGGCAACTTCCCCGACGCGATGAAGAAGCTCAGCAAGGGCGAGGACGGCAAGTACTACTTCGTGCCGCTGACGACGTACCCGTGGGCGGTCTTCTACCGGAAGAGCGTGTTCGCACAGTACGGCTACCAAGTTCCCACCACGTGGGACCAGTTGGTCGCCCTGTGCAAGCAGATGAAGAAGGACAAGCTCGTCCCGATCGCCTTCGGCGACAAGGACGCCTGGCCGGCGATGGGCACCTTCGACCAGATCAACTTCCGTACCAACGGCTACGACTTCCACGTCGAGCTGATGGCGGGCAAGGCGTCCTGGACCGACGCCAAGGTGAAGGCCGCCTTCGATCACTGGGCCGAGTTGTTGCCGTACCACCAGGAGGGCTCCCTCGGCCGTACCTGGCAGGACGCGGCGCAGACGCTGGTGTCGAAGAAGGCGGGCATGTATCTGCTGGGCACGTTCGTGGCACAGCAGTTCACGAACAAGGCCGACCTGGACGACCTGGACTTCTTCGCCTTCCCGGAGATCGACCCGGCGTACGGCCAAGACACCGTCGAGGCCCCCACTGACGGCTTCATGATGAGCAAGGCCCCGAAGAACAGGGCGGGCGCCGTGAAACTGTTGGAGTACTTGGGCACCCCGGCCGCCGAGGAGCTCTACCTCAAGGCCGACCCGAGCGTCGTGGCCGCCTCCAGGAAGGCCGACACCGCCGCCTACTCGACGTTGCAGAAGAAGGCGTTCGAGATGATCGCCGGGGCCGAGAGCCTCACCCAGTTCATGGACCGCGACAGCCGCCCGGACTTCACCTCGACGGTGATGCAGCCGGCGCTGCAGAAGTTCGTCCGCGACCCCAAGGGCGTCGACAGCCTGCTCTCGTCCATCGAGCGCCAGAAGAAGACCATCTTCGCCTCCTCATGAACACAGACACTCTCGTGAAGTCCCCGGAGGTGGCCGCCGAGCCGTCCAGGGGCGCGTCCTCGAACGGCCGGGTCCCTCAGGGGCACCGGCGGCTCCTCACCCGTCGGGACAGGCTCACGCTGGGCCTGATGGCGGGTCTGCCGACGATCCTGCACGTCGCCCTCGTCTGGGTGACGGCGCTGGCCTCGATCGCGCTGGCCTTCACCACCTGGGACGGCATCGGCTTCGACGCCATCACCTGGGTCGGGTTCGACAACTTCAAGGAACTGTTCACCAACAACCCGCAGTTCTGGCCCGCCGTCCAGCACAACATCATCTGGTTCGTGGCGCTCATCCTGATCCCCACACCGCTGGGCCTGCTCCTGGCCGTGCAGCTGGACAAGCAGATCCGCTTCTCCCGCGTCTACCAGACGGCCTTCTTCCTGCCCGTCGTGATGTCACTCGCGGTCATCGGCTTCGTCTGGCAGCTGATCTACAACCCCGACACCGGCCTCATCAACAGCCTGATCGGCGCCAACGAACCGGGCCACTACATCGACTGGATCGGCGACCCCGACCTCAACCTCTGGGCCATCCTCATCGCCGCCTCCTGGCGCCACGCCGGCTACATGATGATCCTCTACCTCGCCGGCCTCAAGGGCGTCGACCCCTCCCTGCGGGAAGCCTCCGCCCTCGACGGCGCCAACGAGTGGCAGACGTTCAAGAACGTCATCTTCCCCACCCTGCGCCCCACCAACACCGTCGTCCTGGTCGTCACCATCATCGAGGCCCTGCGCGCCTTCGACCTCGTCTTCGTCTTCAACAAGGGCGCCGAGGGCACCGAACTGCTCTCCATCCTCGTCACCAACAACATCATCGGAGAGTCCAGCCGTATCGGATACGGCTCCGCCATCGCCGTCGTCCTCCTGGTGATCTCCCTCGCCGTGATCATCCCCTACCTGATCGCGACCTTCCGGAAGGAGCGGCAAGCGTGAGCACCCTCGACACCACCACCACCACCGCCGCGAGCGCGCCGGCCACACAGCGCACCCCCGTCCGCCCCGCCCGGATCCTCCTGCACCTCTTCCTCGCCGGCGCCGCCCTGGCCTGGCTGGCCCCCCTGCTGTGGGCCCTGTACGCCGCCATGCGCCCCTACGGCGAAACCAGCGACAAGGGCTACGTCTCCTGGCCCGACAAGCTCAGCTTCGAGAACTTCACGAACGCGTTCACCCAGTCGGAGATGACGCACTACTTCGTGAACACCCTCATCATCGCCGTCCCCGCGGTACTGCTCACCCTGTTCCTGTCCTCGATGGTGGCGTTCTACGTCAGCCGCTTCGACTTCCGGATCAACCTCTTCCTCCTGCTGGTCTTCACCGCCGGCAACCTGCTCCCCCAGCAGGTCATCATCACCCCCCTGTACCGCCTGTACCTGCTCATCGACATCCCCGGCATCACCATGAGCGGCAAGCTGTACGACTCCGCCCTCGGCCTGGTCCTCATCCACGTGGCCTTCCAGTCCGGCTTCTGCGCCTTCGTCCTCAGCAACTACATGCGCTCCCTGCCCCACGAACTGACCGAGGCCGCCCTCGTCGACGGCGCCTCCGTCTGGCGCCTGTACTGGCAGATCGTGCTGCCCCTGTGCAAGCCCGCCATGGCCGCCCTGGCCACCCTGCTCTCCATCTGGATCTACAACGACTTCTTCTGGGCCCTCGTCCTGATCTCCACCGGCGAGAACATGCCCATCACCTCCGCCCTGAACAACCTCTCCGGCCAGTACTTCACCGACCCCAACCTCGTCGCCGCCGGCGCCCTCCTCACCGCCATCCCCACCCTGATCGTCTACTTCGCACTCCAGCGACAGTTCGTCAGCGGCCTCACCCTGGGCGCCAACAAGGGCTGACACACCGCACACCGCCCCTCCCCTACACCTCCCGGAGCACCACCAGTGAGTACCGCACGCCGCCTTCGTCTTCCTGGCATCGCCTACGGAGGCGACTACAACCCCGAGCAGTGGCCCGAGGAGGTCTGGGCCGAGGACATGCGCCTGATGCGCGAGGCCGGGGTGAACATGGTCAGCGTCGGCATCTTCTCCTGGGCCCTGCTCGAACCGTCCGAGGGCGTCCACGACTTCACGAAGATGGACCGCGTCCTCGATCTGCTCCACGAGAACGGCATCGCCGCCGACCTGGCCACCCCCACCGCCGCCCCGCCCGCCTGGTTCTTCAAGGCACACCCGGAAGCACTGCCGGTCGACAAGGACGGCCGCACCCTCTCGTACGGCAGCCGCCAGACCTTCTGCCCGTCCAGCCCCGCCTACCGCAGAGCAGCACTGCGTATCGCAGAAGTCCTCGCCGAGCGCTACGCCGCCCACCCGGCCCTGGCCATGTGGCACGTCCACAACGAGTACGGCTGCCACAACGCCGAGTGTTACTGCGACACCAGCGCCGCCGCCTTCCGCACCTGGCTCCGCGCCCGCTACGACGACGACCTTGACGCCCTCAACCACGCCTGGGGCACCACCTTCTGGAGCCAGTGGTACTACGACTGGGACCAGATCCTGCCGCCCCGCGCCACCGGCGCCGTCCCCAACCCCACCCACCGGCTGGACTGGCGCCGGTTCTGCTCCGACGAACTGCTCTCGCTGTGCACCGCCGAACGCGAGGTGCTGCGCCGGGCCGCTCCGGACATCCCCGCGACCACCAACCTCATGGTCCTGCGCACCTTCGACGCCCTCGACTACTGGCGCTGGGCGCCCGAGCTGGACATCCTCTCCAACGACCACTATCTGATGTCCGACGACCCGGAGGCGGAACTCGACATCGCCCTCAGCGGCGACCTGATGAGGTCGCTCGCCGGCGGCCCGTGGTTCCTCATGGAGCATTCGACCGGCGCCGTCAACTGGCAGCCGGTCAACCGTGCCAAGGGACCGGGAGAGATGCGGCGCAACGCCCTCGCGCATGTGGCCCGTGGCGCGGACGGCATCGCGTTCTTCCAGTGGCGCGCGGCGAAGGCCGGCGCCGAGCAGTGGCACTCGGCGATGCTGCCGCACGCGGGCACGGACAGCCGGATCTGGCGGGACGTCGTCCAACTGGGCTCGGACTTGAAGGCTTTGGCCGAGGTACGGGACTCCACCAGCACGGCCCGGGTGGCGATCGTATGGGACTGGGACGCCCGGTGGGCCCTTGAACTCCCGTCCCAGCCCAGCGGCGAGCTGCGCTACCAGGACCTGGTGCGCGACTGGTACACCCCCCTGTGGCGAGCCGGCATCGCCGTCGACTTCGTACGCCCCGACGACCCCGGGCTCGACCGCTACCGGCTCGTCCTCGTGCCGTCGCTGTACCTGGTGACGGAGGCGGCCGCCGCGAACATCGCCCGGTTCACCGAAGGTGGGGGGACGCTGGCCGTCGGCTTCCACAGCGGCATGGTCGACGAGCACGGTCACGTGTTCCTCGGCGGCTACCCCGGTGCGTTCCGCGAGGTCCTCGGAGTGGTCGCCGACGAGCTCTTCCCCCTGCTGCCCGGAGAGAGGACCGGCCTGGCCGGCGACGTGCCTCCGGGTGCCACGGCCGACCTGTGGTCGGAACGGGTCCGGCTCACCGGCGCCCGGGCCGTCGCCTCCTACGCCGACGGCCCACTCGCCGGCATTCCCGCCGTCACCCGCCACCGCCACGGCAGCGGAACCGCCTGGTACCTGGCCACCCACCCCGACCCCGACACGCTCGCCGCCCTCCTCCACCGCATCACCCGGGAAGCCGACGTCACACCCGAGCACCAGGCCCCCGCCGGCATCGAGGCCGTCCGGCGCCGCGGCGCGGAGGCCGACTACCTGTTCCTCATCGACCACACCGGAAAGGGG from Streptomyces sp. DSM 40750 includes these protein-coding regions:
- a CDS encoding LacI family DNA-binding transcriptional regulator: MTPVVGRGAGSPAPRSADVARVAGVSRKTVSRVLNNEPYVSDEARRRVLRAAEELGYRLNHAARALASGRNRSIGVVALGTAGYGTASLLVGIERAVRDAGYALRVVNTVDGDPEGIAGAVMSLLEQGVDGIVVSEPIVEGEVPVVIDVPVLFLGAPPAFSSARTLSVGVGAHALARAATDHLLDLGHTTVHHLAGPQRWYASQDRIEGWRMALAERGAHEPPLIQGDWSPDSGYAAGRELASDTSVTAVFAAGDEMAIGLIHALRESGRRVPEDISVVGFDGNPVFAYVSPPLTTVRQPFDAAAREGIRLLVHTIEEPTGDLPPVSELPVELVVRGSTAPPPSHRGRTVLSTT
- a CDS encoding ABC transporter substrate-binding protein — its product is MHPSSLGQSMPGTSRRAVLRGLGGAALLGAGIPLLSACGGSGTSSDPKTVTLGSNASDAVPKKAFAGVYAAFEKESGITVDVNTKDHNTFQEQINSYLQGTPDDVFNWFAGYRMQFFAAKGLADPIDDVWEKIGGNFPDAMKKLSKGEDGKYYFVPLTTYPWAVFYRKSVFAQYGYQVPTTWDQLVALCKQMKKDKLVPIAFGDKDAWPAMGTFDQINFRTNGYDFHVELMAGKASWTDAKVKAAFDHWAELLPYHQEGSLGRTWQDAAQTLVSKKAGMYLLGTFVAQQFTNKADLDDLDFFAFPEIDPAYGQDTVEAPTDGFMMSKAPKNRAGAVKLLEYLGTPAAEELYLKADPSVVAASRKADTAAYSTLQKKAFEMIAGAESLTQFMDRDSRPDFTSTVMQPALQKFVRDPKGVDSLLSSIERQKKTIFASS
- a CDS encoding carbohydrate ABC transporter permease, whose product is MNTDTLVKSPEVAAEPSRGASSNGRVPQGHRRLLTRRDRLTLGLMAGLPTILHVALVWVTALASIALAFTTWDGIGFDAITWVGFDNFKELFTNNPQFWPAVQHNIIWFVALILIPTPLGLLLAVQLDKQIRFSRVYQTAFFLPVVMSLAVIGFVWQLIYNPDTGLINSLIGANEPGHYIDWIGDPDLNLWAILIAASWRHAGYMMILYLAGLKGVDPSLREASALDGANEWQTFKNVIFPTLRPTNTVVLVVTIIEALRAFDLVFVFNKGAEGTELLSILVTNNIIGESSRIGYGSAIAVVLLVISLAVIIPYLIATFRKERQA
- a CDS encoding carbohydrate ABC transporter permease, which codes for MSTLDTTTTTAASAPATQRTPVRPARILLHLFLAGAALAWLAPLLWALYAAMRPYGETSDKGYVSWPDKLSFENFTNAFTQSEMTHYFVNTLIIAVPAVLLTLFLSSMVAFYVSRFDFRINLFLLLVFTAGNLLPQQVIITPLYRLYLLIDIPGITMSGKLYDSALGLVLIHVAFQSGFCAFVLSNYMRSLPHELTEAALVDGASVWRLYWQIVLPLCKPAMAALATLLSIWIYNDFFWALVLISTGENMPITSALNNLSGQYFTDPNLVAAGALLTAIPTLIVYFALQRQFVSGLTLGANKG
- a CDS encoding beta-galactosidase, producing MSTARRLRLPGIAYGGDYNPEQWPEEVWAEDMRLMREAGVNMVSVGIFSWALLEPSEGVHDFTKMDRVLDLLHENGIAADLATPTAAPPAWFFKAHPEALPVDKDGRTLSYGSRQTFCPSSPAYRRAALRIAEVLAERYAAHPALAMWHVHNEYGCHNAECYCDTSAAAFRTWLRARYDDDLDALNHAWGTTFWSQWYYDWDQILPPRATGAVPNPTHRLDWRRFCSDELLSLCTAEREVLRRAAPDIPATTNLMVLRTFDALDYWRWAPELDILSNDHYLMSDDPEAELDIALSGDLMRSLAGGPWFLMEHSTGAVNWQPVNRAKGPGEMRRNALAHVARGADGIAFFQWRAAKAGAEQWHSAMLPHAGTDSRIWRDVVQLGSDLKALAEVRDSTSTARVAIVWDWDARWALELPSQPSGELRYQDLVRDWYTPLWRAGIAVDFVRPDDPGLDRYRLVLVPSLYLVTEAAAANIARFTEGGGTLAVGFHSGMVDEHGHVFLGGYPGAFREVLGVVADELFPLLPGERTGLAGDVPPGATADLWSERVRLTGARAVASYADGPLAGIPAVTRHRHGSGTAWYLATHPDPDTLAALLHRITREADVTPEHQAPAGIEAVRRRGAEADYLFLIDHTGKGAEAPAEGVELLTGTPITGTVTVPPGGVAVVREPR